GTCTGGACACGATCCATACTAGTTTCTTGTGGTCGGGTTTACAGCATTCAGGGGAGGAGTAATCTGCTAGGCATTTTGATACCAACTCCCTCCAATACAGCATGTCTGTATCATTCACCTAGAAAGAAGAGTGAGATACTAAGACAAATTGACAAAAGGGGCAACTTCTAAGGGGAAGCAGATGACCTTACCTGCTGACAAACATACTTTGGCAATTGCAGCTGCCAATTGTTTTAACAGACACACAGGACTAGATGAAGGCAGAAATGTGGGCAACGAGCAGAAGTGTGCCCAGCTTCCAGCACTAGTTGTGAAGACATTCAGTCTCTGCCTCCTCGTGAACTTAGTGATGCAATATAATATAAGTCATAGACAATTTATTTTCCCCATGCACATAGCTGGAATAAAAAGACTATACAATGTAGGCAAGCTCTTGTGCCATCAGTGCAAGAGGGGACTGGACAAGCATATTCCGTAGCCCTGCTACAGAGCGTCCGATAGCGAGAGACCACAAGAGCAGGTAGATGGCAGCATAAAAAGGTATCTGTGTGCATATAGCACAAGTGCAGTCATGCATAATCTATTTTATAGCATAGGACATGTATACATGACCAACATTTCCCTGATTGCAGTGATCAAGGACTAAACCAATTTTAATGGGGGCAACAATACTTAGTATGTTACCAAACCCACTGCACTAAATTCTATTTACATGTTTATCCATCAATACAGGGAGATATTTCCACAAAAGAACATTTCTGCTAACCTTGGGTTTAGTGGGTCAACATGATATTCAAATGTTTATCCACTTTCAATATAAAGTTATCTGAATTACAGTTCACTTACCTTAGAATGTTTTTGTACACGAAGTGCTATCTCAAATAGCTCTAAAGACTTCAAGGTTTCTACTTCAAGCGTAAGAAGGCACAAGGCTAACACTGAGGGCTAGACgtgggaagaaaagaaagatagTTAGCCTTGAAGTTTATCAGAGACAGGTTATCAGTTTGGGGGAAAACAAACACCAAGTAATACATACTTTTGCTTTGGAAAAAATTAGCCGGCAGTTGCAAGCTTTCAACTGAGCTTCCAGTTTGTCAAGGTTTAATACTTCTTTCCTACAGGAGGACAGAAAGGTCATAAAATTAAACTTCTTAGTTGAATAAAAACCAAATAGCAGAAAATCACTATGCCATCTATCAGTAAAAGACTGTTTCAACTAAGCctttgacattttttttgtaaCCAGCATTAAGAGAAATCATGCGGCTCATTCAGTCAGGACACTTAACAGACCTGAGATTAGCAAGTAATAAATCAAAATGAAGACCATGTCAGCACTTCCAGCAGCAATCTTCAATGCAGAATAAAccaacaaagaaaataaattccATAAGCCGCTTCCATGGGCCAGATAGCGCTGGAAGTCACTGCTTTGAGTGCCGAGTTTGTGGTCCTCACAAGGACCTATTGGACACTTACGACCTCTTTCGGTTAGAAATTAAGGACAATGCAACCTGGGCAATTATAAAATCCCCAGCAAGGCTGTACTAAAATACCAACGCTTGAGCTACAACTCTTGCGACAGATTggaatggtaaaaaaataaaatatagaatgtaAATAAAAGTACTTATTCCCCTTTAAAACTACCCATACAAGATCTGTTTCTCGTTAATGGTCCTAAAACCAGTTGATGGCCAAGACCAGTTTGTCTTGGTGGGATAAAGGGGCATTCTAATGGTAGAAGGTTTGCTCACCTCTCAGAGGAATGGCACCGTACTATTGTGTGATACAAGTGCAAGAAGGTTAAGGCAGTGGTAGCTTTGAATTCAAAGTGCAGTTTTTCTGAAATGATTTTCTCCATACGTTTAATATCGGACACAGTGCATTTACATTGGCTGATACGTATGACATCATGGATGGATGGGATGTTGCAGGCTTCTTCGACAACACTAGCTGCTAGTTGGAAGCAGCAGACACCAATACAAGACAAGTGCTTTGGCTTCACCTGAAATGTAACACAAAGGAAATATCTGTGAATGTTTAACATTTATACTTTACTATACGTCCATGTATTTGACATAATTAAACAACTTGTATGTACCAAGACAATTGGGAGTTGCCATGCTGATGTGGGTAAATGAAATGGACTTCTGTGGAACCGTATCCATTAATGGATAAATTCTTATGGAAATTGGAAGTCCCTAATATTTCTAagcaaatatatctataaatacgCACACAATTATGTTTATATTGCACATGTATACTACATAGGCATTTATTATAAATACTCTTAGTAGTTGTgtagaataattaaaaaaaaaaaaaaaaaaaattagcagctAGAGTGAATTCCAGAGTAACAGTAGAGGAGAAAACTATGGGACTAGCAGAGCTTTTTACTGTAATAGGAGTACAATactcttaaaaacaaaacaaaattaaacctCCCATTGATGTTAGCTTTTACGTGATTTCACATGTGACAGTATTATTTTCTATTACTGAAAAAATGCCTCACCTTCATAATAGCCAAAAATCGGTCTAAGATGTTCACAGCCAAGACAAAGGTCTCCATACTTAAACCAAAAAAGTTTGTTAAACTCCATACATCTTCTACTTTTGCATTCCTGGATCTTGGACAGATAGTATTGTCATTCTGGAAGAAAATTAGAAAACATTTCAGAGGTTGCGCagctttgaaatagcagtacacTACCTGCTTTTGGGTGACCCAATAGCCGAACTACCTGCTTTGGGGTGGCCCAAAGCAAAATATTCCACCTGGGCCCATAACTCACTAGTGCCACctctgattatatatacattaccaCCTACTGTTAATTCTTACAAGGTTTCTCCTGCCAATCCCTGGAGCATCAGGGATTGGCCTATGCAGCCATTTTCTCCAGGCCTCAGTGGCTAGTCTCACAGGCTTGGTTGAAAACCAAGGTGATGTGAAGCTGCGGAAGGTGGAGTGAACAGaatgaccaatcagaagccaaaaATAGCCAAAAATAAAGAGCCTGCAGCTTTTGATCAGTCCTCCCGCTCATTCAACGCCATTTTAAATtggcaaataaaaatgttttggcagttaggtggtaatgcagtttTAAAATTAACCTCCTCTGGCCAAAAGTGGACATTTACCAAGGATGATAAAAATTGTAGTTTTAACTTACAGTGAATGATACAAAGAAGAAAAATCACAACATACAGAAATTATAGTGACATTATATATACATCAAATtatatatgaaaagaaaaaaaaaaagtttctcaaTTATGCCAGAAGTACATGAAGTATGCTTCGACACTTTCGACAATTTTGCTTTAATATGCAAACAAAAACCACAGTTGTGATCAGAAATCTGTAAGTAATTGTACCTAGATACAAACAGTAAACAAGACCCTCCTCCACACCCCCTTACCTCTGCAGTAGACTCTATGAGGATCAAGCCCTTCTCCCTGGGCTGGTACTTGTATTCTTGTTCCAGATGTACATTCAGTTGTTTTAGGAGTTTAAAGGCCTCGTTGCTGGTGTTTCCCATGGCTGCTAAATCCTTCATCTTGGATCTGAGAGAGAGAAAATAGAAGGAAAAATAAGCGATAGCCTTTTCCCTAGTAGTCAGCAGCAATCAGCTGTGCGGGGAGTGTCTTCCTGGCCGGGGTGGGATCACCAGCGAGGAGGAGGATCTCATCGCTCGGTCTTCCAGCTGGCTACAGCTTAGCAGTCACGTCCACATATCCCTGTaaacatcgccccgggtagggggAATTCAGGAGGGGATTTCTTTTGTGTATCTAGCGACTGAATCTCAGCTGATCACATGAAAACACAAGACAGCAACAACCCACCCGCCCCCACTTACATCACTGTATTAGTACAGGTCCACAATACGCAGCCTAAAGATCTCAGGTCTACCTACAACAAGCAACCAGACGTACAAGTCCATACCTACAGTGTCAatgtgtaaaatgaaaaaaataaattatatatatatatatatatatatatagtctgggGTAAAACTGGGATCTATATGGATCTGGAAAAATGTTAATGTATATTATGTCTAGGTGCAATGAATGTATAATCTCCCATATGAGAGAGCGATATATCTTGCACACAGACATAATCTACAGTAAGATTTTATAGATACAAAACAATTGACGATACACAACTATAAATGCAgacatttatatagagccaacaaattctgtagcgctttgcaACTGGAAataaacagtgataaaacaatagctatgaatacagacagagaggtaagaggtccaTAGATCCTGTGTATTATGTCATACGACGGGTTATAGGACCACAGGACACACATACATGATACATGATGATGCCTCACCTGCACTGGGGGGTCGGGGTGTTACATAGGTATGGAGTCTTCTTGTCACTTCACTGTCGGGACATCCTGAGCACGGATCCGATATACAGGCAGTGATTACACACGCACAGGACACATCACAAGTCACCACGTCCAGACACTCCTATAATCATGGCAAGgattatgataataataaatgttatgtACAAATACGGAGGCTACGCCGTTGGTTGCTCTGTTCCTGACTCTTGTTTTTGTTTCTGATCCTTCTACGCCCTGGAGCTTCGGACGTAACAGGGCGGAGGTATTTTCACTAAGGTCAACACAAAGAACAAGCTCCGGCAGCGAAATAGTCCCCAAGAGCTAAAGCACGAATCGTGTAATGATTTCCTTTAAGTAACTTCAGTAAGTCTCAGACAGTATCAACTGGTCGGAAAGGAAATTATAAATAGCTAAAATGCCTAAACAAATAAGAAGAGGGGAGCGAGTAAATCAGCGGATGTAGATGTGAAATGTCTTTGTACGTCATTAGATTTTAAAAACCCTGCCTACCGCCTTCTGTCACTATCAGTTTGAAAAGACCGCCCGATCTGCCTAGAGTTGTGATTGGATGACAGAATTCGGTGATGTCTAATTGGTCCGTTGACGAGTTAAAGACCTGTGTGGTTGGTGGTGTCTCTTTGAGAATGTTGATTGGTGAATTAGTGTGTCCTTGTTGCTGGACAGATTTAAGCATCCGAAATATTAGGAAGTGTGTTTCGACAAGAACATCTGGAGCATGCGCAGTGATGTTGCTTGTGCCTGCTGCACCTTGGACTTGTGTTTACACTTGGGAGTGTTGCCATGGCAATGTGCCTGGCTATGCACTGGCGTTGTACAATGCAGTCCTGTtaaattttattgtatatttgtgacaACGCTCTGTCTCTATCTGTTTTCCATGTGCCTTGTGTTTCTAATTGTCAATATTCTATTTTTCATAATCAGATCTGTATACATGGATTTGGTTGGATGCCTATGAAAAAACAAACTCACTTTAGGTTTAGGGCTCCCAACATTTTTATATGAAAAACTGGGAGACCTATTTTACCTGATGTTTTGTTCAAGCCATAAAACACAGCACATACTTTGAACATAGGGTCTAAATAAACAGTTATAGGAACTTGTTCCAACTTGTCACCTTGAGTTTGACTCTTGGATAGTGTGAAGTATAGAGAAAGTAGTAGTATACTGTGAGTTATAAGAATTTGGAAGGAAGAAACAGGATTTTCTAGGAAAAAAACAAGTTATACTTAGGCCATTTTAAGGCTACATGCATACAGGAGttgaagcatacttgccaactctcctgaaatgttcgtgagactccagaattccgggtagttctcccagacccccaggagagcaggcaattctcccgcatcctgcccacctGGTGAATCGTGCCATtttgtgggcagaggggggcatgtctGTAAAGCATgtgcacagagggggcatgtgtaagtaaagcatatgggcagaggGAACATGTTGACTCATTTTC
The Mixophyes fleayi isolate aMixFle1 chromosome 1, aMixFle1.hap1, whole genome shotgun sequence DNA segment above includes these coding regions:
- the CCNG2 gene encoding cyclin-G2 gives rise to the protein MKDLAAMGNTSNEAFKLLKQLNVHLEQEYKYQPREKGLILIESTAENDNTICPRSRNAKVEDVWSLTNFFGLSMETFVLAVNILDRFLAIMKVKPKHLSCIGVCCFQLAASVVEEACNIPSIHDVIRISQCKCTVSDIKRMEKIISEKLHFEFKATTALTFLHLYHTIVRCHSSERKEVLNLDKLEAQLKACNCRLIFSKAKPSVLALCLLTLEVETLKSLELFEIALRVQKHSKVNDTDMLYWRELVSKCLADYSSPECCKPDHKKLVWIVSRRTAQNLHNSYYSVPELPTIPEYGYLNESESEDSCEDMSSGEDSLSSSPPSDLEASFFFDDYKPKLKRRNSHLYPL